One stretch of Methanobacteriaceae archaeon DNA includes these proteins:
- a CDS encoding DUF22 domain-containing protein: protein MVRILTRLGAVKKDIKEYEDELVDFKIGTISGNLRAVIADEEVDFKSGESIPVKIKDIPIPANYIFFISAYASNRQGHTLAVGEETPLPISLDRHVDHAMFVAAVDGSIKKNDLLGVIILLPVELTHPSI from the coding sequence ATGGTTCGAATACTAACTCGTTTAGGTGCGGTTAAAAAGGACATTAAAGAATATGAGGATGAACTGGTGGACTTTAAAATTGGCACAATCTCTGGTAATCTCAGAGCAGTTATTGCTGATGAAGAAGTTGATTTTAAATCTGGTGAATCAATACCTGTTAAAATTAAAGATATCCCTATTCCAGCCAACTACATTTTCTTTATTTCGGCATATGCATCAAACAGGCAAGGCCATACCCTAGCTGTTGGTGAAGAAACTCCTTTACCTATAAGTTTGGATAGACATGTAGATCATGCTATGTTCGTAGCTGCTGTAGATGGATCTATAAAAAAGAATGATCTTTTAGGAGTAATTATTCTTTTACCTGTGGAATTAACCCACCCATCTATTTAA
- a CDS encoding V-type ATP synthase subunit D, translated as MAQEMIEGINPTRMELLKLKDREKLAVKGYSLLKEKRNALIMEFFNILERVKGSRENVEEKLKEAFEDLTAAQVIMGDLAVNKAALSVKESVNVDIGSRSIMGVVVPVVESSTSPERTVVERGYGFVDTSVKLDEAAKKFEESIALIIELGEIEKTIILLAGEIESTKRRVNALEHIIIPRLENTVKYIEMRLEEMERENFVRLKMIKKSMEME; from the coding sequence ATGGCACAAGAAATGATTGAAGGGATCAACCCCACCCGTATGGAGCTCTTGAAGCTTAAAGATAGGGAAAAACTCGCTGTTAAAGGATACAGTCTTTTAAAAGAAAAGCGAAATGCCCTTATTATGGAGTTCTTTAACATTTTAGAAAGGGTAAAAGGATCCCGTGAAAATGTGGAAGAAAAGCTGAAAGAGGCTTTTGAAGATTTAACTGCAGCCCAAGTTATTATGGGTGATTTAGCAGTCAATAAAGCAGCTTTATCTGTAAAGGAATCTGTAAATGTTGATATTGGTTCCAGGAGTATTATGGGTGTAGTAGTTCCTGTAGTTGAGTCTAGTACTTCTCCAGAGAGAACTGTTGTGGAAAGAGGTTACGGCTTCGTGGATACTTCAGTTAAACTGGATGAAGCTGCTAAAAAGTTCGAAGAGTCCATTGCCCTCATTATCGAACTGGGAGAAATAGAAAAAACTATTATTCTTCTGGCCGGTGAAATCGAGTCTACTAAACGTCGTGTAAATGCGTTGGAACATATTATTATTCCGCGTCTTGAAAACACAGTCAAATATATTGAAATGAGACTTGAAGAGATGGAAAGGGAAAACTTCGTGCGATTGAAAATGATTAAAAAATCCATGGAGATGGAGTAA
- a CDS encoding ATP synthase subunit B — MNVNIKTREYTTVTEVAGPLMIVEGVEGVAYSEIVEIETPNGEHRRGQVLEVREDLAVVQVFEGTSDLNTSTTKIRFTGETAKIGVSLDMMGRIFNGTGKPIDGGPEIIPEKELDINGSPMNPSAREFPAEFIETGISTIDGMNTLVRGQKLPIFSGSGLPHNELAAQIARQAKVLAKDAEGSDFAVIFAAMGITHEEANYFMRDFEQTGALERVTVFMNLADDPAIERIITPRMALTTAEYLAFEHDMHVLVILTDLTNYCEALREISAAREEVPGRRGYPGYMYTDLSSLYERAGRIGGKEGSITQMPILVMPQDDITHPIPDLTGYITEGQIVLSRELHRKGIYPPVDVLPSLSRLMSGGIGEGQTREDHSGVSDQLYSAYAEGRDLRDLMAVVGEEALTERDQKFLRFADEFEKQFITQTRDEDRSIQETLDLGWALLSLLPRAELKRVREEHIPKYLPDNE, encoded by the coding sequence ATGAACGTAAACATTAAAACAAGGGAATACACCACAGTTACTGAAGTAGCCGGTCCTTTAATGATTGTTGAAGGTGTTGAAGGTGTAGCTTACAGTGAAATTGTGGAAATCGAAACACCCAATGGTGAACACCGAAGAGGACAAGTTCTCGAAGTAAGAGAAGATCTGGCTGTTGTACAGGTTTTCGAAGGTACCAGTGATCTAAACACTTCTACTACAAAAATCAGATTCACCGGTGAAACTGCTAAAATTGGAGTTTCCCTAGATATGATGGGCCGTATCTTTAATGGTACTGGTAAACCAATTGACGGCGGACCAGAAATCATACCTGAAAAAGAACTGGATATCAATGGTAGTCCCATGAACCCTTCTGCCAGGGAATTCCCTGCAGAATTTATTGAAACTGGTATATCTACTATTGATGGAATGAACACTCTGGTAAGAGGACAAAAATTACCTATCTTCTCTGGATCAGGTTTACCTCATAATGAACTGGCAGCTCAAATCGCCAGGCAAGCTAAGGTACTGGCCAAAGATGCTGAAGGCAGCGATTTCGCTGTAATATTCGCAGCAATGGGTATTACTCACGAAGAAGCAAACTACTTCATGAGGGATTTCGAACAAACTGGTGCACTAGAAAGAGTAACTGTTTTCATGAACCTTGCAGACGATCCTGCTATTGAAAGGATTATTACTCCTCGTATGGCTTTAACTACTGCAGAATATCTGGCATTTGAACATGATATGCACGTACTGGTTATTTTAACTGATTTAACCAACTACTGTGAAGCTCTACGGGAAATTTCAGCTGCTCGTGAAGAAGTACCTGGAAGAAGAGGTTACCCGGGTTACATGTACACTGATTTATCCAGTTTGTACGAACGTGCAGGCAGAATTGGTGGTAAAGAAGGATCCATTACTCAGATGCCTATTTTGGTAATGCCTCAGGATGATATTACTCACCCTATTCCTGATTTAACTGGCTATATTACTGAAGGACAGATTGTGTTAAGCAGAGAACTTCACCGTAAAGGTATCTACCCTCCAGTTGATGTACTTCCATCCCTATCTCGATTAATGAGTGGGGGAATAGGTGAAGGTCAAACTCGTGAAGATCACAGTGGTGTTTCTGACCAGCTTTACTCTGCTTATGCAGAAGGCCGTGATTTAAGAGATTTAATGGCAGTAGTTGGTGAAGAAGCTTTAACTGAAAGAGATCAAAAGTTCTTGAGATTTGCTGATGAATTTGAGAAACAATTCATTACTCAGACCAGGGATGAAGACCGTTCTATTCAAGAAACTCTTGATTTAGGATGGGCACTTCTAAGCTTATTACCTCGTGCAGAACTTAAAAGGGTTAGGGAAGAACACATACCTAAATACCTTCCTGACAATGAATAA
- a CDS encoding ATP synthase subunit A has protein sequence MITEGKIIKIAGPVIVADGMRGTQMYEMVKVGNDKLIGEIIELEGDTATIQVYEETAGLKPGEMVESTGGPLSVELGPGIIGSIFDGIQRPLETIKAISGDYIERGVDVPSLPKDKKWTFKPVAKAGKKVLGGDVLGEVQETSAVLQKILVPPMMEGTLKSIVAEGEYTVVDDIAEVETAKGTEKVQMMQKWPVRKGRPYKSKLDPDIPLVTGQRAQDTFFPVAKGGTAAIPGPFGSGKTVTQQQLAKWADADIVVYVGCGERGNEMTEVLKEFPKLEDPKTGKPLMDRTVLIANTSNMPVAAREACVYTGITIAEYFRDQGYDVALMADSTSRWAEAMREISGRLEEMPGEEGYPAYLASRLAQFYERAGRVTTVGTEDKTSSVSVVGAVSPPGGDLSEPVTQNTLRICKVFWALDASLADKRHFPSIDWLQSYSLYVDSVQGWWAGNVGDEWRETRDQAMILLQKESELQEIVQLVGPDALPDRERITLETSRMIREDFLQQNAYHEVDTYCSPAKQYQMLKTIVMFQDQATAALERGAPSADIINIPVKEDIGRMKFIAEDEFETAVKEIQEKIVKQCAEV, from the coding sequence ATGATTACTGAAGGAAAAATTATTAAAATCGCGGGTCCTGTTATCGTCGCAGACGGGATGAGAGGAACACAAATGTATGAAATGGTTAAAGTGGGTAACGACAAGCTTATTGGAGAAATCATTGAGCTTGAAGGAGACACTGCAACCATTCAGGTTTACGAAGAAACTGCTGGACTAAAGCCTGGTGAAATGGTGGAAAGTACTGGAGGACCATTATCTGTGGAATTAGGCCCAGGTATTATTGGATCTATCTTTGATGGTATCCAAAGACCTCTGGAAACTATTAAGGCAATATCTGGGGATTATATCGAAAGAGGAGTAGATGTACCATCCCTTCCAAAGGACAAAAAATGGACTTTTAAACCAGTAGCTAAAGCAGGTAAAAAAGTTTTAGGTGGAGATGTCCTCGGAGAAGTCCAAGAAACATCTGCGGTTCTTCAAAAGATTTTAGTTCCTCCGATGATGGAAGGAACTTTAAAAAGCATTGTTGCTGAAGGTGAATACACAGTAGTAGATGATATTGCTGAAGTTGAAACAGCTAAAGGAACTGAAAAAGTTCAAATGATGCAAAAATGGCCTGTAAGGAAAGGAAGGCCATACAAATCCAAACTTGACCCAGATATACCTCTGGTAACTGGTCAAAGAGCACAAGATACCTTTTTCCCTGTTGCTAAGGGAGGAACAGCTGCTATACCAGGTCCGTTCGGATCAGGTAAAACTGTAACTCAACAGCAACTAGCTAAATGGGCTGACGCAGACATAGTTGTTTATGTAGGATGCGGTGAACGTGGTAATGAGATGACTGAGGTACTTAAAGAGTTCCCAAAACTGGAAGATCCAAAAACTGGTAAACCACTCATGGACCGAACGGTTCTAATCGCTAACACTTCTAACATGCCTGTGGCTGCAAGGGAAGCATGTGTATACACTGGAATCACTATTGCAGAATACTTCCGTGATCAAGGTTACGATGTAGCTCTAATGGCTGATTCAACATCACGATGGGCAGAAGCTATGAGGGAAATTTCCGGAAGGCTAGAAGAAATGCCTGGTGAAGAAGGATATCCAGCATACCTCGCTTCCAGATTAGCTCAATTCTACGAGCGAGCTGGACGAGTAACTACTGTGGGAACTGAAGATAAAACTTCGTCTGTTTCTGTAGTTGGTGCAGTATCACCTCCTGGTGGGGATTTGTCTGAACCAGTTACTCAAAACACCCTACGTATCTGTAAAGTATTTTGGGCATTAGATGCATCTCTAGCAGATAAACGTCACTTCCCTTCCATTGACTGGTTACAAAGTTACTCATTATATGTGGACAGTGTACAAGGTTGGTGGGCTGGTAATGTAGGTGATGAATGGAGAGAAACCAGAGATCAAGCTATGATCCTCCTCCAGAAAGAATCTGAACTTCAGGAAATTGTGCAACTGGTAGGGCCAGATGCTTTACCTGACCGGGAAAGAATTACTTTAGAAACCAGCCGTATGATTAGGGAGGACTTCCTACAACAGAATGCATACCACGAAGTGGATACTTACTGTTCTCCTGCTAAACAATATCAAATGCTCAAAACTATTGTCATGTTCCAAGATCAAGCAACCGCTGCCCTGGAAAGAGGAGCTCCTTCTGCAGACATCATTAACATTCCGGTTAAAGAAGATATCGGCCGTATGAAATTCATTGCTGAAGATGAATTTGAAACTGCTGTAAAGGAAATCCAGGAAAAAATTGTCAAACAATGTGCTGAGGTGTAA
- a CDS encoding V-type ATP synthase subunit F: MNSSIAVVADVDTVTGFKLGGIKEGHVVETSQEAEETLGNIIKEKDVSIIIITEKIGDEIRDFIDRFTKSNTLPMIIEIPDKSGPSDRAVDPMGDLIKRVIGVEMVK, encoded by the coding sequence GTGAATTCATCCATTGCTGTAGTTGCTGATGTGGACACTGTGACTGGCTTCAAATTAGGAGGCATTAAAGAAGGTCACGTGGTTGAAACTTCACAAGAAGCAGAAGAAACTTTGGGCAACATCATAAAAGAAAAAGATGTTTCCATAATCATAATAACTGAAAAAATTGGTGATGAAATTAGAGATTTCATTGATAGATTCACCAAATCAAATACATTACCCATGATAATAGAAATTCCAGACAAATCTGGCCCGTCTGATAGGGCTGTCGACCCGATGGGAGATCTAATTAAACGAGTTATTGGGGTTGAGATGGTAAAATGA
- a CDS encoding V-type ATP synthase subunit C produces the protein MAESITAIVSALGFPSVEAFIAVLLLGGAIIGAIVVIATIRPLLDLFPYAYPNARVRARVGRLFSEKQLSEILESDNLDEVQNYLRGFPEYAQYVDKYPLEKALDTQLADTYDLVARIAPGDIKGVFRALLKKWDIRNIKSVITAKEAGLNSEKTMELLIPFGDLKNDLGQLSEVNSVTDIITALEGTDYSKILEDALPAYQNTQMVLPLEAALDKYYLENLLRASANPADDNGSLVHTYVGSQVDITNLKIILRAKVDGLKYDDISPYMISNGYQIRDWKLKDLMEAEDVSAVVSAMEGTDYAPILSEALNGYNQTGSVASFEKDLDIYLTKMARNFAVKKPFGAGPMIGFLNRKENEIRNLKVIARGKREVNFPAARIKEMLV, from the coding sequence ATGGCTGAAAGCATAACTGCAATTGTATCTGCACTAGGTTTTCCCTCTGTAGAAGCTTTTATAGCAGTATTACTTCTGGGCGGAGCAATAATTGGTGCTATTGTTGTAATAGCAACCATTAGGCCACTCCTGGATTTGTTTCCATATGCTTATCCCAATGCTAGAGTTAGAGCCAGAGTTGGACGTTTATTCTCAGAAAAACAACTCTCTGAAATCCTTGAATCTGATAACCTGGATGAAGTCCAGAATTATCTTCGGGGTTTCCCAGAGTACGCGCAATATGTGGATAAATATCCTTTGGAAAAAGCACTGGATACTCAACTGGCAGACACTTATGATTTAGTGGCTCGAATTGCACCTGGTGATATAAAGGGCGTATTCCGAGCATTACTAAAGAAATGGGATATTAGGAACATTAAAAGTGTAATTACTGCTAAAGAAGCAGGTTTAAACTCTGAAAAGACTATGGAATTATTAATACCTTTCGGAGACCTTAAAAACGATTTAGGACAATTATCAGAAGTAAATTCTGTAACTGATATTATAACAGCCTTAGAAGGCACGGATTATTCTAAAATTTTAGAAGATGCACTTCCAGCATACCAGAACACCCAAATGGTTCTTCCATTAGAGGCTGCTTTGGATAAATATTATTTGGAAAATCTTTTAAGAGCATCTGCCAATCCTGCTGATGATAACGGCAGTTTAGTTCACACCTATGTCGGTTCTCAAGTGGATATAACCAATTTAAAGATTATCCTCAGAGCAAAAGTTGATGGTTTAAAATATGATGATATCAGTCCTTATATGATTTCTAATGGTTACCAAATAAGGGATTGGAAACTCAAAGATTTAATGGAAGCTGAAGATGTTAGTGCAGTGGTTAGTGCCATGGAAGGTACTGATTATGCACCAATACTATCTGAGGCTTTAAATGGATATAATCAAACTGGTTCCGTTGCTTCATTTGAAAAAGATTTAGATATTTATCTAACTAAAATGGCTAGAAACTTCGCAGTTAAAAAGCCATTTGGAGCAGGGCCCATGATTGGCTTCTTAAATCGAAAAGAGAATGAAATAAGGAATTTAAAAGTTATTGCTCGTGGTAAACGGGAAGTAAATTTCCCTGCTGCTAGGATTAAGGAGATGTTAGTGTGA
- a CDS encoding V-type proton ATPase subunit E, translating into MSSGADKIVSSILSDAQSKADVFIQDAQKESDLILEEGQKKAQAEKEKILDEANKQSNMKYQQLISEAKMNARRAELEAREEVIEDAFKKAEEDLTKIASSSSDEYKKSLVEIVKEATLEVGGGEVIVHLKADDVEKIKDSIDTIAKDVEAQTGIKTTLEIGENINTIGGAVVKTKNGEIEVNNTIESRMSRFKKSLRSEVAKVLFN; encoded by the coding sequence ATGAGCTCCGGGGCAGATAAAATTGTCTCCAGCATATTGTCCGACGCTCAGAGTAAAGCTGATGTTTTTATCCAGGACGCCCAGAAAGAATCTGATTTGATTCTAGAAGAAGGCCAAAAAAAGGCCCAGGCAGAAAAGGAGAAAATATTGGACGAAGCTAATAAGCAGTCCAATATGAAATATCAGCAATTAATCTCAGAAGCAAAAATGAATGCTCGTCGGGCAGAATTGGAGGCCAGAGAAGAAGTAATTGAAGATGCCTTTAAAAAGGCTGAAGAAGATCTTACCAAGATCGCATCTTCCTCTTCTGATGAATATAAAAAATCACTGGTGGAAATCGTCAAAGAAGCAACTTTAGAAGTTGGTGGCGGAGAAGTGATTGTTCATCTAAAAGCTGATGATGTAGAAAAAATAAAGGACTCAATTGACACTATTGCAAAGGACGTTGAAGCTCAAACTGGTATTAAAACCACTCTGGAAATTGGAGAGAACATAAATACTATTGGTGGGGCTGTTGTTAAAACCAAAAATGGAGAAATTGAGGTTAATAACACTATAGAGTCTAGAATGTCAAGGTTTAAGAAATCTCTACGTTCAGAGGTTGCTAAAGTTCTATTCAATTAA
- a CDS encoding V-type ATP synthase subunit K (produces ATP from ADP in the presence of a proton gradient across the membrane; the K subunit is a nonenzymatic component which binds the dimeric form by interacting with the G and E subunits) translates to MVEVALGTALAAIGAGVAVGFAGLGSGLGQGIAAAGAVGAVAEDNDMFARGIIFSALPETQAIYGFLIAILLLVFSGLLGGSDSLSVTAGLIAIGAGAAIGFAGLGSGMGQGITAASSVGAVVEDEDMFARGIIFSALPETQAIYGFLIAILLMVFGGILG, encoded by the coding sequence ATGGTTGAAGTAGCTTTAGGAACAGCATTAGCAGCAATCGGTGCCGGTGTGGCAGTAGGATTTGCTGGATTAGGATCAGGATTAGGACAAGGTATAGCAGCAGCAGGTGCTGTAGGTGCAGTTGCCGAAGATAATGACATGTTTGCTCGTGGTATTATCTTCTCTGCATTACCAGAAACTCAGGCTATTTACGGGTTTTTGATTGCTATTCTTTTACTGGTATTCTCTGGTTTACTGGGTGGGTCCGACTCACTAAGTGTTACCGCAGGATTAATAGCAATTGGTGCAGGTGCAGCAATAGGATTTGCTGGTCTTGGTTCTGGTATGGGTCAAGGTATTACTGCCGCATCATCTGTAGGTGCCGTAGTAGAAGATGAAGACATGTTTGCTCGTGGTATTATTTTCTCAGCTCTGCCTGAAACTCAGGCTATTTACGGGTTTTTGATTGCTATACTGCTCATGGTATTCGGCGGAATCTTAGGATAG
- a CDS encoding V-type ATP synthase subunit I, producing the protein MFLPARMRKLKIITLDQYADSTVRSLHEEGIVQIHDISERIQQDAEWAQILKPSKVTPQTGKIASLLMKTTGLADFLGTAVPKKSMMQTVKGFINPPVFEKREVEELDTDGLVSKAESVLSQVESLTKGIEEKLAALDSEKSEIETNLSVSEKLINFDADLSELTSSEFVSIMAGKISLESYDKFQDESAKVTDDLIVLEANGDAKTEKTIIIITLKKYGEDIAGILRRIEFERFEISGLSGKPKDIISSSNSRLEAIAQERDAAVMELQEVSAKWEDELLVLKEQLEIEKERNEIFASFGETEKTVMFEAWVSEKKQQTALDVIEKSTDGHSVVESEDPEDENEVPVLQDNPRFAKPYENFVEMYSPLKYNEIDPTILMAIIFPFFFGFCLTDAGYGIIDALLGYVLYRGLGKVNPFMKNFGIILIACGVWAFILGMVTNGFIGDFFPRWFLDGAAIPTTIASLDAFVNPQNILIFGLVVGLIHINMGLVMGAINNIRASDFKEALGTQLVWIILELGIVLYFFGGMFVGGPVILLALIILLYANGLFGLLDVSGFLGTVLSYARLLALCLSTGGIAFTVNILTGLSYEMIPIIGIILAPIIFIGGHIANLAFQSLGAFINSLRLHYVEFFSQFYMGGKIKFEAFRAERSFTKIRR; encoded by the coding sequence ATGTTCTTGCCAGCAAGGATGCGTAAATTAAAAATAATAACACTGGATCAGTACGCTGATTCCACCGTGCGCTCGCTGCACGAGGAAGGTATCGTACAGATTCATGATATATCTGAACGTATTCAGCAAGACGCAGAATGGGCTCAAATTCTAAAACCTTCTAAAGTAACTCCACAAACTGGAAAAATAGCTTCTCTTTTAATGAAAACAACTGGACTAGCAGACTTTTTAGGAACAGCCGTTCCTAAAAAAAGTATGATGCAAACAGTTAAAGGATTTATTAATCCTCCTGTTTTTGAAAAGAGAGAAGTTGAAGAACTTGATACGGATGGCCTTGTTTCTAAGGCAGAATCTGTTTTAAGCCAGGTAGAGTCGCTTACTAAGGGTATAGAAGAAAAGCTCGCTGCTCTTGACAGTGAAAAAAGTGAGATTGAAACCAATCTAAGTGTGTCTGAAAAATTAATTAATTTTGATGCTGATTTATCAGAACTAACTAGTTCTGAATTTGTCTCTATAATGGCAGGTAAAATTTCACTGGAAAGCTATGATAAGTTCCAAGATGAATCTGCCAAAGTTACTGATGATTTGATAGTTTTAGAAGCCAATGGCGATGCTAAAACTGAAAAAACTATTATTATCATAACTTTAAAAAAATATGGTGAAGATATTGCCGGAATATTGAGAAGAATCGAATTCGAAAGATTTGAGATTTCTGGCTTGTCTGGTAAACCAAAAGATATAATATCCAGTTCAAATTCAAGATTGGAAGCCATTGCTCAGGAAAGAGACGCAGCAGTTATGGAACTGCAAGAAGTCTCTGCTAAATGGGAAGATGAGCTTTTAGTTTTAAAAGAACAACTGGAAATCGAGAAAGAACGGAATGAAATATTCGCTTCTTTTGGAGAAACAGAGAAAACTGTAATGTTTGAAGCATGGGTTTCAGAGAAAAAGCAGCAAACTGCTTTAGATGTGATCGAAAAATCCACTGACGGACATTCTGTTGTAGAATCTGAAGATCCAGAAGATGAAAATGAAGTCCCTGTTTTACAGGACAACCCGCGCTTTGCTAAACCTTATGAAAATTTTGTGGAGATGTATTCTCCTTTAAAATACAATGAAATTGATCCAACTATTTTAATGGCTATTATATTCCCATTTTTCTTTGGGTTCTGTCTTACTGATGCGGGTTATGGTATAATTGATGCCCTATTGGGGTATGTTTTGTACCGAGGATTGGGTAAGGTTAATCCATTTATGAAAAACTTTGGAATTATTCTAATTGCTTGTGGTGTATGGGCCTTTATTTTAGGAATGGTTACTAATGGTTTCATTGGGGATTTCTTCCCTAGGTGGTTCTTGGATGGCGCAGCAATCCCAACTACGATAGCCTCCCTTGATGCATTTGTGAACCCACAAAACATTCTGATTTTCGGATTAGTTGTAGGTCTTATACACATCAACATGGGTCTAGTCATGGGTGCCATAAACAACATTAGAGCAAGTGACTTTAAGGAAGCTTTAGGAACTCAATTAGTCTGGATCATTTTAGAATTAGGTATTGTACTATATTTCTTTGGTGGCATGTTTGTTGGTGGCCCAGTTATTTTACTGGCATTAATAATATTACTATACGCTAATGGGCTCTTTGGATTGCTGGATGTTTCCGGGTTTTTGGGCACGGTTTTATCTTATGCCCGTCTTCTGGCCTTGTGCCTTTCCACAGGTGGAATAGCTTTCACAGTTAACATTTTAACTGGATTAAGTTATGAAATGATACCTATTATTGGAATCATATTAGCTCCAATCATATTTATTGGAGGACACATTGCAAACCTTGCTTTCCAGAGTTTAGGTGCATTTATAAATTCATTACGTTTACATTATGTAGAATTCTTTTCCCAATTTTATATGGGTGGTAAAATTAAATTTGAAGCTTTTCGCGCTGAAAGAAGTTTCACGAAAATAAGGAGGTAA
- the ahaH gene encoding ATP synthase archaeal subunit H, producing MITISEAITTIKKAENDANKLIEDSKLKSSEMIDEAKAKSAEMMKTAKNEAQEQSETTISEAESNAKTEAVHISNRAQTDVQKIKTQSEGKVAEAANIIIKSVL from the coding sequence ATGATAACAATATCGGAAGCTATTACTACGATAAAGAAAGCTGAAAATGATGCTAATAAACTAATAGAAGATTCAAAATTAAAATCATCTGAAATGATCGATGAAGCCAAGGCTAAATCCGCGGAAATGATGAAAACAGCCAAAAATGAGGCTCAAGAGCAATCTGAGACTACTATTTCTGAAGCAGAATCTAATGCTAAAACTGAAGCTGTACACATATCTAATCGCGCCCAAACAGATGTGCAAAAAATTAAAACACAATCTGAGGGTAAGGTTGCCGAGGCGGCCAATATTATTATAAAAAGTGTTTTGTAG
- a CDS encoding citryl-CoA lyase yields MAIGRESLENVFKVSNPKWRTSITKVEPNRIITRGYSQEDLIGNVSFSEMVYLLIKGEMPSKKESKMLGSVLVSFCDHGVTPPSTQAARMIASAGSPVHACIAGGLLAFGKNHAGAIERSMKAFQEAIRRSNHEEDIFITAKLFVEDYLKKGIKIPGFGHRYHSEDPRAARLIEMAKKQNCDGPHTKLALAVQEILLEMKDIKMNIDGANAGILSDMGFDWRTGTGIFMIGRLPGLISHVYEEKVREPDFRKFFDLDEIYYDGIEDRNATPANDLNVRNAGD; encoded by the coding sequence ATGGCAATAGGAAGAGAGTCACTAGAGAATGTTTTCAAGGTTAGCAACCCTAAATGGAGAACTTCCATAACAAAGGTGGAACCTAATCGCATAATAACAAGAGGATATTCCCAAGAAGATTTGATTGGTAATGTGTCTTTTTCAGAGATGGTTTATCTACTGATAAAAGGTGAAATGCCATCTAAAAAAGAATCTAAAATGCTTGGTTCGGTACTGGTTTCATTCTGTGATCATGGAGTGACCCCTCCCAGTACCCAAGCGGCAAGGATGATTGCTTCAGCAGGATCTCCAGTCCATGCTTGCATTGCAGGAGGCCTTTTAGCTTTCGGTAAAAATCATGCTGGTGCTATTGAAAGATCCATGAAGGCATTTCAGGAAGCTATTCGTCGATCAAATCATGAAGAAGATATTTTCATCACAGCTAAACTATTTGTAGAGGATTACCTAAAAAAAGGTATTAAAATTCCAGGTTTTGGCCACAGATACCACAGCGAAGATCCCCGAGCGGCCAGGCTAATTGAAATGGCCAAAAAACAAAATTGTGATGGCCCTCATACTAAATTGGCCCTAGCGGTTCAAGAAATACTCTTAGAAATGAAAGATATAAAAATGAATATTGATGGTGCCAATGCAGGTATACTATCTGATATGGGCTTTGATTGGAGAACCGGAACCGGAATATTTATGATTGGTAGACTACCTGGTTTAATATCTCATGTTTATGAAGAAAAGGTAAGAGAGCCTGATTTTAGAAAATTTTTTGATTTAGATGAAATATACTATGATGGAATTGAAGATAGAAATGCTACGCCTGCTAATGATTTAAATGTGAGAAATGCTGGAGATTAA